The Zingiber officinale cultivar Zhangliang chromosome 9A, Zo_v1.1, whole genome shotgun sequence genome window below encodes:
- the LOC122019893 gene encoding serine/threonine-protein kinase Nek2-like, translating into MDQYEILEQIGKGTFGSAFLVRHKIEKKKYVLKKIRLAKQTDRCRKSAYQEMELISKVNNPFIVEHKESWVEKGCYVCIVVSYCQGGDMAEAIKKANGALFSEEKLCKWLVQLLMALNYLHTKHILHRDVKCSNIFLTKEKNIRLGDFGLAKVLTSDDLACSLVGTPSYMCPELLSDIPYGSKSDIWSLGCCIYEMTALKPAFKALDMQALINKINKSILTPLPTTYSGAFRGLVKSMLRKNPEHRPSAAELLKHPHLQPYAVGVNRNSIPTRNTFPILQEINNHSNKIVLPDAKDDSPCKGMEARKSFGYEKRNPNTSATTQQYSDSYTMSNKSFPNYRITQPQTGEIGVGKATCENHSAIAKTCRYAHFSTTQRKIVESLKSPHTERDGELLLSTMRAESDGRVSSFPKFENPCERKVTIIDHVESPNISVNSPRIDRIAEFPIAIPETPHFAIQKHTSVRGSSSVIPHHGDCSITKDKCTIHIIKAKVENRSDSSDRNPTDSISSPVPSESRQQRFDTSSYQQRAEALEGVLEFSAQLLEQERFEELGVLLKPFGPEKVSPRETAIWLTKSFKETTVY; encoded by the exons ATGGATCAGTATGAGATCTTAGAGCAGATTGGTAAGGGAACGTTCGGGTCAGCCTTTCTAGTGAGACATAAAATTGAGAAGAAGAA GTATGTTTTGAAAAAAATTCGTCTTGCAAAACAGACTGACAGGTGCCGCAAGTCTGCCTATCAAGAG ATGGAGCTGATTTCCAAGGTCAACAATCCATTCATTGTAGAACACAAAGAATCCTGGGTTGAGAAG GGTTGCTATGTGTGTATCGTGGTCAGTTACTGTCAAGGGGGAGATAT GGCTGAAGCTATAAAAAAGGCCAATGGAGCTCTTTTCTCAGAGGAG AAGCTTTGTAAATGGCTTGTTCAGCTATTAATGGCTCTCAATTACTTGCATACAAAACATATTCTGCATCGTGATGTTAAG TGTTCAAATATATTTCTTACAAAAGAGAAAAACATTCGCCTCG GTGACTTTGGTCTTGCTAAAGTTTTGACCTCAGATGATCTAGCCTGCTCT CTTGTTGGGACTCCAAGTTACATGTGCCCTGAGCTTCTTTCTGATATACCTTATGGTTCTAAGTCTGATATCTGGTCTCTCG GTTGTTGTATCTATGAGATGACTGCCTTGAAGCCAGCATTCAAGGCCTTG GATATGCAAGctctaataaacaaaattaacaaATCCATATTGACTCCTCTACCGACTACTTATTCTGGTGCATT TCGCGGGCTCGTAAAAAGTATGTTGAGGAAGAACCCAGAGCATAGACCGAGT GCTGCTGAACTGCTCAAACACCCTCACCTGCAGCCATATGCTGTTGGAGTCAATCGAAATTCCATTCCTACGCGGAATACTTTTCCTATCCTGCAAGAGATAAACAATCATTCGAACAAAATTGTGCTTCCAGATGCCAAAGATGACTCCCCATGTAAGGGCATGGAGGCAAGGAAATCATTCGGCTACGAGAAAAGGAATCCTAATACGTCCGCGACCACCCAACAATACTCTGATAGTTATACCATGTCCAATAAAAGCTTTCCAAATTATCGAATAACACAACCTCAAACTGGAGAAATAGGTGTGGGTAAAGCTACCTGTGAGAATCACTCTGCTATTGCAAAGACCTGCAGATATGCTCACTTCTCAACTACTCAAAGGAAAATTGTGGAGTCATTAAAATCGCCGCATACTGAACGGGATGGCGAACTG CTTTTGTCGACAATGCGAGCAGAGAGCGATGGAAGAGTATCTTCCTTTCCAAAGTTTGAGAACCCCTGTGAAAGAAAAGTCACCATTATCGACCATGTGGAATCCCCTAATATTTCGGTAAATTCCCCTCGAATAGACAGAATAGCTGAATTTCCAATAGCCATACCTGAAACCCCACATTTTGCAATCCAAAAGCACACTTCAGTTAGAGGATCTTCATCTGTCATTCCACATCATGGAGACTGTTCTATCACCAAGGATAAATGCACCATCCATATCATTAAAGCTAAAGTGGAAAATAGGAGTGATTCTTCAGATAGAAATCCGACAGATTCAATTTCAAGTCCAGTGCCATCTGAATCAAGGCAACAGAGGTTCGACACTTCTTCGTATCAACAACGGGCAGAGGCTTTGGAGGGAGTGCTTGAGTTTAGTGCACAATTGCTGGAACAGGAGAGATTTGAAGAGTTGGGAGTTCTGTTGAAACCATTTGGCCCTGAGAAGGTGTCCCCAAGAGAGACAGCTATATGGCTAACAAAGAGTTTCAAAGAAACAACTGTTTATTGA
- the LOC122019894 gene encoding calmodulin-1-like, which translates to MDLLSEEQVTEFHEAFCLFDKDGDGCITPEELGTVIKSLGQNPSEEELQEMVQEVDADGNGSIEFGEFLNLMSRKVKETNVEEELKEAFKVFDKDQNGFISATELRNVMINLGEKLTDEEVEKMIKEADLDGDGQVNYEEFVRMMMTV; encoded by the exons ATGGATCTTCTCTCGGAGGAGCAAGTCACCGAGTTCCACGAGGCTTTCTGCCTCTTCGACAAGGACGGAGATG GCTGCATAACGCCGGAGGAGCTCGGCACCGTGATCAAGTCACTGGGGCAGAACCCGAGCGAGGAGGAGCTGCAGGAGATGGTTCAGGAAGTTGATGCGGACGGAAACGGGAGCATTGAGTTTGGGGAGTTCCTCAACCTGATGTCCCGAAAAGTGAAG GAGACCAATGTGGAGGAAGAGCTGAAGGAGGCCTTCAAGGTGTTCGACAAGGATCAGAATGGGTTCATCTCGGCCACTGAG TTGAGGAATGTGATGATCAACCTGGGGGAGAAGTTGACTGATGAGGAGGTGGAGAAGATGATCAAGGAGGCAGACTTGGATGGAGATGGACAAGTCAATTATGAAGAATTTGTGAGAATGATGATGACTGTTTGA